A genomic stretch from Planctomycetota bacterium includes:
- a CDS encoding macro domain-containing protein: MDVQGTQHPPAEPERRLIVTLVDLSPKMVAAWRQSFEQNPEVHIVQGSMLDQRVDAWVTPTNSKISMDGGLDAVIKNELGTGIEAAAKRMAKDRFVSRRDETLPLGCATCVPTGREVPRFLVSTPTMHQSSEDISATMNVALAAMAALQAVRMHNQENPTDPIYTVALPGLGVGTGQVPPEIAADLMWSAYSLMMGGEFVDFRHASAMLAEELGELNPMRDAPPVRPAPPAQKVAVPAPPPDEDFDDFD; this comes from the coding sequence ATGGACGTCCAAGGCACCCAACATCCTCCCGCCGAACCCGAACGTCGGCTCATCGTCACGCTCGTCGACTTGTCCCCCAAAATGGTCGCGGCATGGCGGCAGTCGTTCGAGCAAAACCCCGAGGTCCACATCGTCCAGGGCTCGATGCTCGATCAGCGGGTCGACGCCTGGGTGACACCCACCAACAGCAAGATCAGCATGGACGGCGGACTTGACGCGGTCATCAAGAACGAGCTTGGTACCGGCATCGAAGCGGCGGCCAAGCGGATGGCCAAGGACCGTTTCGTCTCCCGACGCGACGAGACGCTGCCGCTGGGTTGCGCGACGTGTGTACCGACCGGCCGGGAGGTTCCTCGGTTCCTGGTGAGCACCCCGACGATGCACCAGAGCAGCGAGGACATTTCCGCGACGATGAATGTCGCGTTAGCAGCCATGGCCGCGCTCCAGGCGGTGCGAATGCACAACCAGGAGAATCCGACCGACCCGATCTACACCGTCGCCCTGCCGGGGCTGGGCGTGGGCACCGGGCAGGTTCCGCCGGAGATCGCGGCCGACCTGATGTGGTCGGCGTATTCGCTGATGATGGGCGGAGAGTTCGTCGACTTCCGTCACGCGAGCGCCATGTTGGCCGAGGAATTGGGGGAACTGAACCCGATGCGCGACGCCCCGCCGGTCAGGCCGGCTCCGCCAGCCCAGAAAGTCGCCGTCCCGGCACCACCACCCGACGAGGATTTCGACGACTTCGACTAG
- a CDS encoding SWIM zinc finger family protein, with the protein MSTTYAAKFEARSGIGRASSTAMSVGLATNQLREPTFFEGELRDPLRLREALGALHAVVVSDFRFKPKPLADRAEFVAWLAGQDKAFLENINGAGKAARVAELTESLAQLDLKRNERRAAFITAKARYFNEVAWRNSYELWYLLDPVVTVAPDEVSFEAFSRDESTYARLSVSQDLFDGSPDRQFGTTNIDFSVKLHEQLQRLRTYRTTRFGVKPSGFSVQTTGAGIDGDHLEKKIDLPDSWVNGFLQVHATMSLGLTRLRLRGIDLFNLVRTLRRLGRARKSPRAIRWELTPGQPGRVVLEPWEHAVEFSTRYHGPEPTTIRTWGRDRLRTIERLLPMMTGVDVFLAGTGMPSLYVLRLGPGVTFTLGLSGWTDNDWTGDDQFSLLARPKDCTATELMSAYTALREHRRMDEPGLSAATGLDVHKARAAVNALCAVGRATADLGSIGNDESAGMIYRHRDLFAGPFDEKAARRATDAGATPKGKIGGDRQRIAEQIVAAGNVRIIAKRPVQVGGDTTWKISGNVRGPDGRSYRPLVHINAEGKVLEFSCTCRHFKEHRLTQGPCEHVLALRQYHLNQS; encoded by the coding sequence ATGAGCACCACCTACGCCGCCAAGTTCGAGGCCCGCAGCGGCATCGGCCGCGCGTCGTCCACCGCGATGTCCGTCGGCCTCGCGACCAACCAGCTCCGCGAGCCGACGTTCTTCGAAGGCGAGCTGCGCGACCCGCTCCGGTTGCGCGAAGCACTCGGCGCGTTGCACGCGGTGGTGGTCAGCGACTTCCGGTTCAAACCCAAACCGCTGGCCGACCGCGCCGAGTTTGTCGCTTGGCTCGCGGGGCAGGACAAGGCGTTCCTCGAGAACATCAACGGTGCCGGCAAAGCCGCCCGGGTCGCCGAGTTGACCGAGTCACTGGCCCAACTCGACCTCAAACGCAATGAACGCCGCGCCGCGTTCATCACCGCCAAGGCCCGCTACTTCAACGAAGTCGCGTGGCGGAACTCCTACGAACTCTGGTACCTGCTCGACCCTGTCGTCACCGTCGCGCCCGACGAAGTGAGCTTCGAAGCGTTCAGCCGTGACGAGTCGACCTACGCCCGGCTCAGCGTCAGCCAAGACCTCTTCGACGGTAGTCCCGACCGGCAGTTCGGCACGACCAATATCGACTTCTCCGTCAAGCTCCACGAACAACTCCAGCGCCTGCGCACCTACCGCACCACGCGCTTCGGTGTGAAGCCGTCGGGCTTCTCCGTGCAAACCACCGGGGCCGGCATCGACGGCGATCATCTCGAGAAGAAGATCGACCTGCCCGACTCGTGGGTCAATGGCTTCCTGCAGGTGCACGCGACGATGTCTTTGGGGCTGACCCGCCTGCGGCTGCGCGGCATCGACCTGTTCAACCTCGTCCGCACGCTCCGCCGACTCGGCCGGGCACGCAAGAGTCCGCGGGCGATCCGCTGGGAACTTACGCCGGGTCAGCCGGGCCGGGTCGTACTCGAGCCATGGGAACATGCCGTTGAGTTCTCGACGCGCTACCACGGCCCGGAGCCGACGACGATCCGCACATGGGGCCGAGACCGACTACGGACGATCGAACGCCTGTTGCCGATGATGACCGGCGTGGACGTCTTCCTCGCCGGCACCGGCATGCCGAGCCTGTACGTCCTGCGACTCGGGCCGGGCGTGACGTTCACCCTCGGCCTCTCCGGCTGGACCGACAACGACTGGACCGGCGACGATCAGTTCTCGCTGCTCGCCCGGCCGAAAGACTGCACGGCGACCGAGCTGATGTCGGCGTACACGGCACTGCGCGAACACCGCCGGATGGACGAGCCGGGCCTTTCCGCGGCGACGGGGCTCGACGTGCATAAAGCCCGGGCGGCGGTCAACGCGTTGTGTGCCGTGGGCCGGGCGACGGCGGACCTCGGCTCGATAGGCAACGACGAATCGGCCGGCATGATCTACCGCCACCGCGACCTCTTCGCCGGCCCGTTCGACGAGAAGGCCGCCCGCCGCGCGACCGATGCCGGAGCAACGCCCAAAGGAAAAATCGGCGGCGACCGCCAGCGCATCGCGGAGCAGATCGTCGCCGCCGGCAACGTGCGGATCATCGCCAAGCGGCCCGTGCAGGTCGGTGGCGATACGACGTGGAAAATCTCCGGCAACGTCCGCGGCCCCGACGGCCGATCGTACCGCCCACTGGTCCACATCAATGCCGAGGGCAAGGTCCTTGAGTTCTCTTGCACCTGCCGACACTTCAAGGAACATCGACTCACGCAAGGTCCCTGCGAGCATGTGCTCGCGCTGCGTCAGTACCACCTCAACCAGAGCTGA
- a CDS encoding reverse transcriptase family protein produces MTFTAHGTRDMSQSSEDRKAKLFRRFVEQASAWTDMLMLSRMRHHGYWPKNIDPPPDPPDEASQRRAIERELRELRGGTADANRLLADERKRRLKSSRARRKAKKERQAIEAAERRAAWDAKRNAGVPYLGDGVSDGLNDETSDADKLRDAELPVMHTAADVATFLGVPLSQLRWLTYHRRGAAIVHYHRYDLPKPGGGARCISAPKPQLKRAQAEVRKHILAKLPVHDAAHGFVAGRDIFTNAASHAGRPVVVNLDLADFFGTITFPRVRGVFKALGYSGAAATVLALLTTEPPRVKASLADGRMTLVALGERRLPQGAPTSPAITNRLCRRLDRRLAGHAAALGFTYTRYADDLTFSHADCSANVGKLLGGVRRILKGEDLHEQPKKTQVMRSHHRQEVTGLTVNESPGQSRPDRRELRAILHNAAKHGLASQNRTARPDFAEHLKGRVAQACRCDPARAVQWQAALAAALDSD; encoded by the coding sequence ATGACTTTCACCGCCCACGGCACCCGCGACATGTCCCAGTCCTCCGAAGATCGCAAAGCCAAACTGTTTCGACGTTTCGTCGAGCAGGCGTCGGCGTGGACGGACATGCTGATGCTCAGCCGCATGCGGCATCACGGGTATTGGCCCAAGAACATCGATCCACCGCCAGACCCGCCGGACGAGGCGTCGCAACGCCGCGCGATCGAACGGGAGCTGCGAGAATTGCGAGGCGGAACCGCCGACGCCAACCGGTTGCTCGCCGACGAGCGCAAGCGTCGGCTCAAATCCAGCCGGGCTCGGCGCAAGGCGAAGAAAGAGCGACAGGCGATCGAGGCTGCCGAGCGTCGTGCGGCATGGGATGCGAAGCGAAACGCCGGTGTCCCCTACCTCGGCGATGGCGTGAGCGACGGGTTGAACGACGAGACATCCGACGCCGACAAACTCCGCGACGCCGAACTACCGGTCATGCACACCGCGGCCGACGTCGCGACGTTCCTCGGTGTTCCTCTCTCGCAGCTGCGTTGGCTGACGTACCACCGCCGCGGCGCGGCCATCGTGCACTACCACCGCTACGACTTGCCCAAGCCCGGCGGCGGCGCACGCTGCATCTCCGCGCCCAAGCCACAACTCAAGCGTGCACAAGCCGAGGTGCGAAAACACATCCTCGCCAAGCTCCCGGTCCACGACGCCGCCCACGGCTTCGTCGCCGGCCGCGACATCTTCACCAACGCCGCCAGCCATGCGGGTCGCCCCGTTGTCGTCAACCTCGACCTCGCCGACTTCTTCGGCACCATCACGTTCCCGCGCGTCCGCGGCGTGTTCAAAGCGCTTGGCTACAGCGGTGCGGCGGCGACGGTGCTCGCGCTGCTCACGACCGAGCCGCCGAGGGTGAAGGCATCACTTGCCGACGGGCGGATGACGTTGGTCGCGCTCGGCGAACGACGCCTGCCCCAAGGCGCACCGACGAGCCCGGCAATCACCAACCGCCTGTGCCGCCGCCTCGATCGACGCCTCGCCGGCCACGCTGCGGCGCTCGGCTTCACTTACACCCGCTACGCCGACGACCTGACCTTCAGCCACGCCGACTGCTCCGCCAATGTCGGCAAGCTCCTGGGCGGCGTCCGCCGGATCCTCAAGGGCGAAGATCTTCACGAGCAGCCGAAGAAAACGCAGGTCATGCGTTCCCATCACCGGCAGGAAGTCACCGGCCTGACGGTCAACGAATCACCCGGGCAATCCCGCCCGGACCGCCGCGAGTTGCGAGCCATCCTCCATAACGCCGCCAAGCACGGCCTCGCAAGCCAAAACCGCACCGCCCGCCCGGACTTCGCCGAACACCTCAAGGGCCGCGTCGCCCAAGCTTGCCGCTGCGACCCGGCACGAGCCGTGCAGTGGCAAGCGGCGTTGGCTGCGGCGCTAGATTCCGATTGA
- a CDS encoding ADP-ribosylglycohydrolase family protein → MTIGQDVLRDRVRGCVVGAAIGDALGHETEFLSMEAIRQRFGTAGVAGFERWGSDPATGRRVALFTDDTQMAECVLRALLAGGAVPERDVVMADMCERFVGWSRAPIGGHRAPGGACMSGCSALAGGADWRTAGGATAGGCGSVMRVYPVGLRFAFAEAHEREWWAVAQSWPTHRDPIATAASAAMAAGVAGFLRGDDDRHVFADMTAAAARHDYKTAGMICRALRAAEDGTNPASVYDKYRGWAAHEAIAAGVFAAARQPSDTAAAMLEAANTPGDSDSLATLAGGLLGARNRLSTLPQDWVRDIERSAEFLALADELTDLIGVSIGI, encoded by the coding sequence ATGACGATCGGACAAGATGTTCTGCGGGACCGGGTACGCGGATGCGTGGTCGGCGCGGCGATCGGAGACGCGCTTGGGCACGAGACCGAGTTCCTGTCGATGGAAGCGATCCGCCAACGTTTCGGCACGGCAGGCGTCGCCGGATTCGAGCGGTGGGGCAGTGACCCGGCGACAGGCCGACGGGTCGCGCTCTTCACGGACGACACGCAGATGGCCGAATGCGTGCTGCGTGCGTTGCTTGCCGGGGGAGCCGTCCCGGAGCGTGACGTGGTGATGGCTGACATGTGCGAGCGGTTCGTCGGGTGGTCTCGTGCGCCGATCGGCGGCCATCGGGCCCCGGGCGGTGCGTGCATGTCCGGGTGTTCAGCGCTGGCCGGCGGGGCGGACTGGCGAACGGCGGGGGGTGCAACGGCGGGCGGGTGCGGCAGCGTCATGCGGGTTTACCCGGTCGGTCTGCGATTTGCGTTCGCCGAGGCTCACGAGCGGGAATGGTGGGCCGTCGCGCAAAGCTGGCCGACGCACCGTGATCCGATCGCGACGGCGGCGAGCGCGGCGATGGCCGCGGGGGTGGCGGGGTTTCTGCGTGGCGACGACGACCGTCACGTCTTCGCCGACATGACCGCCGCAGCCGCACGGCACGACTACAAAACCGCAGGCATGATCTGTCGCGCCTTGCGCGCCGCCGAGGACGGCACCAATCCCGCGAGCGTCTACGACAAGTATCGCGGTTGGGCCGCCCACGAAGCCATCGCCGCCGGCGTGTTCGCCGCCGCCCGGCAACCGTCCGACACCGCCGCGGCCATGCTCGAAGCCGCCAACACCCCCGGCGACAGCGACTCGCTGGCCACCCTTGCGGGAGGATTGCTGGGGGCGCGCAACAGGCTTTCGACGCTGCCGCAAGACTGGGTTCGTGACATCGAGCGCTCGGCGGAGTTCCTCGCGTTGGCGGACGAGTTGACCGATCTGATCGGCGTGTCAATCGGAATCTAG